One region of Bacillus zhangzhouensis genomic DNA includes:
- the fliL gene encoding flagellar basal body-associated protein FliL, with product MKKKLVVVMLIMIMAIAGIGTGIFFLLNGSDKAKAEKEPTADEVVKASVEIPEIITNLKSEGNAVKLVLNIETDSEKAKSELEKRSFQVKDAVIDILSDTNADELDGRKGREHFKTQVKNKVNNYLQDGKVKEVYITSFNLQ from the coding sequence ATGAAGAAGAAATTAGTCGTAGTAATGCTAATTATGATTATGGCCATCGCCGGAATAGGAACAGGCATCTTTTTTCTGTTGAATGGGTCAGACAAAGCAAAAGCCGAAAAAGAGCCGACAGCAGATGAAGTTGTCAAAGCTTCTGTTGAAATTCCTGAGATTATCACCAATTTAAAATCTGAAGGAAATGCTGTCAAACTTGTCCTAAATATTGAAACGGACTCTGAAAAGGCAAAATCAGAGCTTGAGAAAAGAAGTTTCCAAGTAAAAGATGCTGTAATTGATATTTTATCAGACACGAATGCAGATGAACTTGATGGCAGAAAAGGCAGAGAACATTTTAAAACACAAGTCAAAAACAAAGTGAATAACTATTTGCAAGATGGCAAGGTGAAAGAAGTATATATAACCTCCTTTAATCTGCAATAG
- a CDS encoding flagellar FlbD family protein: protein MIEVTRLNGKGFMLNALHIEQIESFPDTTITLANGKKFVVKEDEKQLQEKIISFYRKIQVISLNQGIEEFE from the coding sequence ATGATTGAAGTGACAAGATTAAATGGCAAAGGATTTATGCTGAACGCTCTCCATATCGAGCAAATTGAAAGCTTTCCAGACACGACCATTACTTTGGCCAATGGAAAGAAATTCGTTGTGAAAGAAGATGAAAAGCAGCTTCAAGAGAAGATCATTTCTTTCTACAGAAAAATCCAAGTCATTTCATTGAATCAAGGAATAGAGGAATTTGAATGA
- a CDS encoding flagellar hook-length control protein FliK, giving the protein MKLLDIGALQQSSQGLSGLKGGGSASARGLFKQLLSGAGDQSGPVHAETAASASLSINDAMQIIEKWMKSPEEGISADLLSALQTLQGRTLDSTDLKSLEELFRKMESSIYGDQAEKLGSEHSEQLIQVHFFIYQLLNQQPLSFDAKLVQDIEGKGQDFIHFLSKNGVDEKLIQQVKAQFFSQGSAPKLNSMTQSELKHFNQLIDHMMANAKASDKEWKISLGELKELVSPKQESTLVSPAKGNASLEWLIKKEVVKGQSTAPASEKIMTHTLLPGHKQFFQLQSAASVQQTQTTDEKPATVDQQILNTWKQMKFTPFGNSSGRFTVRLNPENLGFITIQLTKQNGMYASKITASTQAAKELLEHHLPQLKQALPNMSVQVDRFHIPLQSNEQPLFGQFSEENKQQQSKGHNFQQTDEQEEEFQDVLDALVGSDEEEEEI; this is encoded by the coding sequence GTGAAGCTATTGGATATTGGAGCCTTACAGCAATCTTCTCAAGGGCTCTCGGGACTAAAAGGAGGCGGTTCAGCATCTGCACGCGGTTTGTTTAAACAATTGCTTAGCGGAGCAGGCGACCAAAGCGGACCTGTTCATGCTGAGACAGCCGCTTCTGCCTCTCTTTCTATCAATGATGCGATGCAAATCATTGAAAAATGGATGAAATCGCCTGAAGAAGGAATTAGCGCAGACCTGCTAAGTGCGCTTCAAACACTACAAGGTCGAACGCTCGACTCAACTGATCTCAAGTCACTTGAAGAATTGTTCCGAAAAATGGAATCTTCCATTTACGGTGATCAAGCTGAAAAGCTAGGTTCTGAACATAGTGAGCAGCTCATACAAGTCCACTTTTTCATCTATCAATTGCTCAATCAACAGCCGCTCAGCTTTGATGCGAAACTTGTGCAGGATATTGAAGGAAAAGGTCAAGATTTCATCCACTTTCTTTCGAAAAACGGGGTAGATGAGAAACTCATTCAGCAAGTAAAAGCGCAGTTTTTCTCACAGGGTTCAGCGCCAAAGCTGAATTCAATGACTCAAAGTGAGCTAAAGCACTTTAATCAGTTAATCGACCACATGATGGCGAATGCGAAAGCATCTGACAAAGAATGGAAAATTTCACTAGGAGAGTTGAAGGAACTGGTCTCTCCAAAACAAGAATCTACTCTCGTTTCTCCGGCAAAAGGGAATGCATCTCTTGAGTGGCTCATCAAAAAAGAAGTCGTTAAAGGACAAAGCACTGCACCAGCTTCTGAAAAAATAATGACCCATACACTTTTGCCAGGTCATAAGCAGTTTTTCCAACTGCAGTCAGCGGCTTCTGTTCAGCAGACACAAACCACTGATGAAAAGCCAGCAACCGTTGATCAGCAAATTCTAAACACGTGGAAGCAAATGAAATTCACGCCGTTTGGCAATTCAAGCGGACGTTTTACCGTTCGATTAAATCCAGAAAATCTTGGGTTTATTACCATTCAGCTAACGAAGCAAAACGGTATGTATGCGAGTAAAATTACAGCCTCAACGCAGGCAGCGAAAGAGCTGTTAGAGCATCATCTTCCGCAGCTCAAACAGGCGCTTCCGAATATGTCGGTTCAAGTGGACCGTTTCCATATACCGCTTCAATCAAATGAGCAGCCGTTATTTGGACAGTTTAGTGAAGAAAACAAGCAGCAGCAGTCAAAAGGACACAATTTCCAGCAGACTGATGAACAGGAAGAAGAATTCCAAGATGTACTGGATGCTCTTGTTGGGTCAGATGAAGAAGAGGAGGAGATCTAA
- the fliE gene encoding flagellar hook-basal body complex protein FliE: MVNAISPFQLQTAQQTSELTNASSLQAAAPKSQTNFSDVLKNSIEALNQSQLKSDQYTNALAQGKDVNLDEVMIASQKASVTLTAATEFRNKAVEAYQEIMRMQM, encoded by the coding sequence TTGGTTAATGCAATATCTCCTTTCCAGCTTCAAACCGCTCAGCAAACAAGTGAGTTGACGAATGCATCGTCTTTGCAGGCGGCTGCACCTAAAAGTCAAACGAATTTCTCTGATGTGCTGAAGAATTCCATTGAGGCATTAAATCAATCACAGCTGAAATCAGACCAGTATACAAATGCGCTTGCTCAAGGAAAAGATGTCAATCTCGATGAAGTCATGATTGCTTCACAAAAAGCGAGTGTCACACTCACAGCTGCGACAGAGTTTCGAAATAAAGCAGTCGAAGCGTACCAAGAGATTATGAGAATGCAGATGTAG
- the fliJ gene encoding flagellar biosynthesis chaperone FliJ: MRYQYKFQKLLELKESEKDKSLAAYQQSVSAFEQVAEKLYENMSKKELMEKSKEEKLRSGMSVQEMRHYQQFVTNLDNTIQHYQQLVIMKRHQMNEKQSDLTEKNIEFKKFEKMKEKHFEKFSLEHKAIEMKEMDDISISQFMFQGH, translated from the coding sequence GTGAGATATCAATACAAATTTCAAAAGCTCTTAGAACTGAAAGAAAGTGAAAAAGACAAGTCACTCGCAGCATACCAACAATCCGTTTCGGCATTTGAGCAAGTCGCTGAAAAACTCTATGAAAATATGAGTAAAAAAGAGCTAATGGAAAAAAGCAAAGAAGAAAAGCTGAGAAGTGGAATGAGTGTTCAAGAAATGCGTCATTACCAGCAATTTGTCACCAACTTAGATAACACCATCCAGCATTATCAGCAGCTTGTGATCATGAAACGCCATCAAATGAATGAAAAACAATCTGATTTAACAGAAAAAAACATTGAATTTAAAAAGTTTGAAAAAATGAAAGAAAAGCATTTTGAAAAGTTTTCCCTTGAACATAAGGCAATTGAAATGAAAGAAATGGATGATATCTCTATCAGCCAATTCATGTTTCAAGGACATTAG
- the flgG gene encoding flagellar basal body rod protein FlgG, with amino-acid sequence MLRSLYSGISGMKNFQTKLDIVANNVANVNTHGYKKSRITFKDMVSQTISSSGGPTNNSGSINSKQVGLGSSLSSIDKVMSPGSSQNTDEPYDFYINGDGFFRIENQGEVLYTRTGNFRRDSEGSLVTPDGNYLLGMNGQKITIPDGISSVSVGPDGTISVVENNVSRNVGQISLVSFSNAAGLDKVGDNLYRQTLSSGAPSNPITPGEQGTGVIQTGKLEMSNVDLTEEFTEMIIAQRGFQSNAKSITTSDEILQELVNLKR; translated from the coding sequence ATGTTACGCTCACTTTACTCAGGAATTAGCGGAATGAAAAACTTCCAAACAAAATTGGATATTGTAGCCAATAACGTGGCGAACGTCAATACACACGGATACAAAAAAAGCCGTATCACGTTTAAAGATATGGTCAGTCAAACAATTTCAAGTTCAGGCGGACCGACAAACAACTCTGGTTCAATCAACTCAAAACAAGTGGGTTTAGGATCATCTTTATCTTCTATTGATAAAGTCATGTCACCGGGATCTTCTCAAAATACAGATGAACCTTACGACTTCTATATTAATGGAGATGGATTTTTCCGTATTGAAAATCAAGGAGAAGTTCTTTATACCAGAACAGGGAACTTTAGACGGGATTCAGAGGGAAGTTTAGTTACTCCTGATGGAAATTACCTGCTTGGAATGAATGGACAAAAGATAACGATTCCAGATGGCATTTCAAGTGTAAGTGTTGGACCAGATGGAACAATTTCGGTTGTTGAAAACAACGTATCTAGAAATGTTGGACAGATTTCACTTGTATCTTTCAGTAACGCAGCAGGGTTAGACAAAGTGGGTGACAACCTTTACCGCCAAACATTAAGCTCAGGTGCACCAAGTAACCCTATTACACCTGGTGAACAAGGAACTGGTGTGATCCAAACAGGGAAACTTGAAATGTCAAACGTTGATTTAACAGAAGAGTTTACCGAAATGATCATCGCGCAGCGTGGATTCCAATCGAATGCAAAGTCGATTACAACATCTGATGAAATCCTGCAAGAGCTTGTGAATCTGAAACGATAG
- the flgD gene encoding flagellar hook assembly protein FlgD, whose translation MATVDATNRTAVQADTSSNAAKKTDTLGKDQFLKILLTQLQNQDPTNPLDDREFVTQLATFSSLEQQTNMNDSITKLNQLMSTFVAHQDPFTTYVGWIGKEVSGKLDDKEISGTVKSVKNIDNEYFLYLEDGTKISPWDVTAVGEKTK comes from the coding sequence ATGGCAACAGTTGATGCTACGAATAGAACAGCCGTACAAGCAGACACGTCTTCAAACGCAGCAAAGAAAACGGATACGCTTGGCAAAGATCAATTCTTGAAAATTTTGCTCACGCAGCTTCAAAACCAAGATCCGACAAACCCACTGGATGACCGTGAGTTTGTCACGCAGCTTGCGACATTTTCATCTTTAGAACAGCAAACCAATATGAATGATTCAATCACCAAACTGAATCAGCTCATGTCTACATTTGTTGCACACCAAGATCCGTTTACGACGTATGTAGGCTGGATTGGTAAAGAAGTATCGGGCAAGCTGGATGATAAAGAGATATCTGGCACTGTGAAGTCTGTTAAAAACATAGACAATGAATACTTTCTGTATTTAGAAGATGGAACGAAAATCAGCCCTTGGGATGTTACAGCAGTTGGAGAAAAAACGAAGTAA
- the flgC gene encoding flagellar basal body rod protein FlgC encodes MSIFSGVNASASALTAQRLRMDVVSSNLANMDTTRAKQVDGNWEPYRRKLVTLQPSGESFSSILNSSMNSSGNLGNGVKVTKITEDETPFNLQYDPTNPDANENGYVQTPNVDPLKEMVDLISSSRSYEANVTALNANKSMLMKALEIGK; translated from the coding sequence ATGTCGATCTTTTCAGGAGTGAACGCTTCGGCCTCAGCATTAACGGCACAGAGGCTCAGAATGGATGTTGTATCCTCAAACCTTGCAAATATGGATACAACAAGAGCTAAACAGGTTGATGGCAACTGGGAGCCGTATAGACGTAAGCTTGTCACATTACAGCCGTCAGGTGAATCTTTTTCATCTATATTGAACTCAAGTATGAATTCGAGCGGCAATTTAGGAAACGGTGTCAAAGTAACAAAGATTACTGAAGACGAAACTCCATTCAACCTTCAATATGATCCTACAAATCCCGATGCCAATGAAAATGGATATGTTCAAACACCAAATGTAGATCCATTAAAAGAAATGGTCGACCTCATCAGCAGCTCAAGATCATATGAAGCAAACGTGACTGCTCTAAATGCAAACAAAAGCATGCTGATGAAAGCTTTAGAAATAGGAAAGTAA
- the fliH gene encoding flagellar assembly protein FliH, translating into MSRIIKYETSVIPEQGRQTIPLQQVEFKREHHEEELVNENEASQLVLSDAEDQASRILEQANSELEKTMAEINQRRTDFEEERMQLIEEAKQAGYQDGFQKGEADANKQYQAILDQANDIVSLARQDYEEKIESSAEQIVELAFELAKRVWHAAEDTKDQFLALVKQVISEVKEYDDISIYVDPEHYEHVMEYKDELIRILQKDTHLAIYSDEKAPKGTCYVETSFGKVEASVDTQMNQLKEKLLEVIDLGDHK; encoded by the coding sequence TTGTCTAGGATTATCAAATATGAAACATCTGTTATTCCTGAACAAGGACGGCAAACGATTCCTTTACAGCAAGTGGAGTTTAAAAGAGAACATCACGAAGAAGAGCTTGTCAATGAAAACGAAGCATCGCAGCTAGTACTCAGTGATGCAGAAGATCAAGCGAGCCGCATATTAGAACAAGCAAACAGCGAGCTGGAAAAAACAATGGCTGAAATCAATCAGCGCCGAACTGATTTTGAAGAGGAAAGAATGCAGCTCATTGAAGAAGCGAAACAAGCAGGTTATCAAGACGGTTTCCAAAAGGGCGAAGCAGATGCGAATAAACAGTATCAAGCTATTCTTGATCAGGCAAATGACATCGTCAGTCTTGCAAGGCAGGACTACGAAGAAAAAATTGAAAGCTCTGCTGAGCAAATTGTGGAACTCGCTTTTGAACTCGCCAAACGCGTTTGGCATGCAGCTGAGGACACGAAAGATCAATTTTTGGCTCTTGTGAAACAGGTCATTTCAGAAGTGAAAGAATATGACGATATTTCCATCTATGTTGACCCTGAACATTACGAGCATGTGATGGAGTATAAAGACGAATTGATCAGAATCCTTCAAAAGGATACACACCTTGCCATTTACTCGGATGAAAAAGCGCCGAAAGGAACTTGTTACGTAGAAACAAGTTTTGGAAAAGTGGAAGCGAGTGTTGATACCCAAATGAATCAGTTGAAAGAAAAATTATTAGAAGTCATTGATTTGGGTGATCACAAATGA
- the fliF gene encoding flagellar M-ring protein FliF: protein MNRTLMQLRTKTVEFWRNRSKLQKILMIGGVAALAIIITVVSIFASSEKMVPLFRDLSEAEAGQIKQELDGKNIKSELANNGTTILVPEKQADSLKVTLASEGIPKTGNIDYSFFANNSGFGLTDNEFDVLKVDATQTELSNLINTIDGIKDSKVMINLPKDSVFVGEEQSNASASIVLQVEPGYTLTPQQVKGLYHLISKSVPNLKTENIVIMDQDSNYYDLNTSSDSYASGMDAQQQKKEEIEKNLQRKIQQLLGTMMGQDKVAVSVTTDIDFTEEKRKEDLVEPVDKENMQGIAVSAEKIAETYSGNGAAAGGTAGTGDDDVTNYQGADGANGSGDYEKSEDRINYEVNRIHKEIKESPYKIRDVGIQALVEPPNANDVNSLTAERQDDIKKILSTIISTSIDKEYTNGQALTQADLDNKIVLSVSKLDGKQQTAVDNPSNNMPIWVYIVGGVLLLAIIALIILLVRKRRRDEEEEFEFDERTPMDVPDIDTEPETEEMVRKNQLEKMAKEKPEDFAKLLRSWLSED from the coding sequence ATGAATCGTACTTTAATGCAATTAAGAACAAAAACAGTTGAGTTTTGGCGAAATCGATCAAAATTACAAAAAATACTCATGATTGGCGGCGTTGCTGCCCTAGCAATCATTATTACGGTTGTTAGCATCTTTGCTTCTTCTGAAAAAATGGTTCCGCTCTTTAGAGACTTGTCTGAGGCAGAAGCTGGGCAAATCAAACAGGAACTAGATGGCAAAAACATTAAATCGGAACTTGCAAACAACGGAACAACGATTCTCGTTCCGGAAAAGCAAGCAGACTCTTTAAAAGTAACACTCGCATCTGAAGGAATCCCTAAGACAGGCAACATTGATTATTCCTTCTTTGCTAACAATTCAGGCTTCGGTTTAACAGATAATGAATTTGATGTTCTGAAAGTAGATGCAACTCAGACAGAACTATCCAATCTGATCAACACAATTGATGGGATTAAAGATTCAAAAGTGATGATTAACCTGCCAAAAGATTCCGTTTTTGTTGGAGAAGAGCAAAGTAATGCATCAGCATCCATTGTGCTGCAAGTTGAGCCTGGCTACACGCTTACGCCTCAGCAAGTAAAAGGTCTTTATCATCTTATTTCAAAAAGTGTGCCGAATTTAAAAACAGAAAACATTGTCATTATGGACCAAGATTCCAACTACTACGACTTAAACACCAGTTCCGATTCTTATGCAAGTGGAATGGATGCACAGCAGCAGAAAAAAGAGGAAATCGAAAAGAATCTTCAAAGAAAAATTCAGCAGCTGCTAGGAACAATGATGGGTCAAGATAAAGTGGCTGTATCAGTCACAACAGACATTGATTTTACTGAAGAAAAAAGAAAAGAAGACCTTGTAGAACCTGTTGATAAAGAAAACATGCAGGGGATTGCTGTCAGCGCTGAAAAGATTGCTGAAACATATTCAGGCAATGGCGCAGCAGCAGGAGGCACCGCTGGAACAGGTGACGATGATGTCACAAATTATCAAGGTGCCGATGGAGCAAATGGAAGCGGCGATTACGAAAAGAGCGAAGATCGTATCAATTATGAAGTCAACCGCATTCATAAAGAGATCAAAGAAAGTCCTTATAAAATCAGAGATGTTGGCATTCAAGCATTGGTCGAACCACCAAATGCAAACGATGTAAACTCTTTAACAGCTGAAAGACAAGATGATATCAAAAAGATTCTTTCAACGATCATTAGCACATCGATTGATAAAGAATACACAAATGGTCAAGCGCTCACTCAAGCAGACTTAGATAACAAAATCGTATTATCTGTATCAAAATTAGATGGTAAACAGCAAACTGCGGTAGATAACCCTTCAAACAATATGCCAATCTGGGTTTATATTGTAGGCGGTGTGCTTCTACTTGCAATTATCGCTCTTATCATTCTTCTTGTACGCAAACGTAGAAGAGATGAGGAAGAAGAGTTTGAGTTTGATGAACGTACACCAATGGATGTTCCTGATATTGACACTGAACCAGAAACAGAAGAAATGGTGAGAAAAAATCAGCTTGAAAAAATGGCAAAAGAAAAACCAGAAGACTTTGCTAAATTGCTACGCAGCTGGCTGTCCGAGGATTAG
- the fliI gene encoding flagellar protein export ATPase FliI, giving the protein MKMDVLKETIETADPYKRFGKVNRVVGLMIESKGPESSIGDVCLIHKKGSKHHPIKAEVVGFRDENILLMPYVEASNISPGSLVEATGESLKVKVGTGLIGEVVDAFGDPLDGSMLPKGLVPVSTDQSPPNPMDRPPIREKMGVGVRVIDSLLTVGTGQRVGIFAGSGVGKSTLMGMIAKQTEADLNVIALVGERGREVREFIEKDLGAEGRKRSIVVVATSDQPALTRLKAAYTATAIAEYFRDRGKNVMFMMDSVTRVAMAQREIGLATGEPPTTKGYTPSVFAILPKLLERTGTNQLGSITAFYTVLVDGDDMNEPIADTVRGILDGHIVLDRALANKGQFPAVNILKSISRVMSNIASHDHKEAANRFRQLLSTYQNAEDLINIGAYKKGSSKDIDEAMQAYPHLISFLKQDVEEAVSIEDSVSLLLSLMNRED; this is encoded by the coding sequence ATGAAGATGGATGTGCTGAAAGAAACGATTGAAACCGCTGATCCTTATAAACGATTTGGTAAAGTCAATCGAGTGGTTGGGCTGATGATTGAATCTAAGGGACCGGAGAGTTCGATCGGTGACGTGTGTCTCATTCATAAAAAAGGGAGCAAGCACCATCCGATAAAAGCAGAGGTCGTAGGGTTTAGAGATGAAAACATTCTGCTCATGCCTTATGTAGAAGCATCCAATATTTCACCAGGAAGTCTTGTTGAAGCGACGGGTGAGTCGCTGAAGGTCAAAGTAGGGACCGGATTAATAGGTGAAGTCGTTGATGCCTTCGGTGATCCGCTTGATGGCAGTATGCTTCCAAAGGGACTTGTACCTGTTTCGACAGATCAGTCACCCCCAAATCCGATGGACAGGCCGCCTATTCGAGAAAAGATGGGTGTCGGTGTTAGAGTCATTGACAGTCTGCTCACAGTTGGTACTGGTCAAAGGGTCGGGATTTTTGCCGGAAGTGGTGTTGGAAAAAGCACCTTAATGGGGATGATTGCAAAGCAGACAGAGGCAGACCTGAATGTCATTGCCCTTGTTGGAGAACGTGGCCGTGAAGTTCGTGAGTTTATTGAAAAGGATTTAGGTGCTGAAGGACGGAAGCGATCAATTGTAGTCGTCGCAACTTCTGACCAGCCTGCACTGACGAGACTAAAAGCTGCCTATACAGCAACAGCCATTGCGGAATATTTTAGAGACAGAGGCAAAAATGTCATGTTCATGATGGATTCTGTTACGAGGGTTGCCATGGCGCAAAGGGAAATAGGTCTTGCAACTGGCGAGCCGCCAACGACAAAAGGATATACACCTTCAGTGTTCGCTATACTGCCCAAATTGCTCGAACGAACTGGGACAAATCAGCTTGGTTCCATCACAGCGTTTTACACAGTGCTTGTTGATGGGGACGATATGAATGAGCCGATTGCTGATACAGTGAGGGGAATCCTTGATGGCCACATTGTCCTTGATCGTGCTTTAGCCAACAAAGGACAATTTCCCGCTGTTAATATTCTAAAAAGTATCAGCCGTGTCATGAGCAATATCGCAAGTCATGATCACAAGGAAGCGGCTAACCGGTTTCGCCAGCTTTTATCCACTTATCAAAACGCTGAAGATCTCATTAATATTGGAGCATATAAAAAAGGCTCCTCCAAAGATATTGATGAGGCCATGCAGGCTTACCCTCATCTGATTTCATTTTTGAAGCAGGATGTAGAAGAGGCTGTATCTATTGAAGACAGTGTGAGTTTATTGCTCAGCTTGATGAATAGAGAGGATTGA
- the fliG gene encoding flagellar motor switch protein FliG — MSRKDPNRLTGRQKAAILMISLGLDVSASVYKHLSEDEIEKLTLEISNIRSVDTAKKDEVIEEFHSIAIAQDYISQGGLMYARQVLEKALGEDKADSILNRLTSSLQVKPFDFARKADPEQILNFIQHEHPQTIALILSYLDPVQAGQILSELGEEVQTEVARRIALMDRTSPEIINEVERILEQKLSSTFTQDYTQTGGVEAVVEVLNGVDRATEKTILDTLEIQDPELADEIKKRMFVFEDIVTLDSRAIQRVIRDVENDDLLLALKVASEEVKEIVFRNMSQRMVETFKEEMEFMGPVRLRDVEEAQTRIVSIVRRLEEAGEIVIARGGGDDIIV; from the coding sequence ATGTCGAGAAAAGATCCAAATCGACTAACAGGCAGACAAAAAGCAGCAATCCTAATGATTTCCTTAGGGCTAGACGTGTCAGCATCTGTATACAAACATCTGTCTGAAGACGAAATAGAAAAATTAACATTAGAAATTTCCAATATACGAAGTGTAGATACTGCTAAGAAAGATGAAGTCATCGAAGAGTTTCACAGCATTGCCATCGCGCAGGACTACATATCGCAGGGCGGTCTTATGTACGCAAGACAAGTGCTTGAAAAAGCGCTTGGTGAGGACAAAGCGGACAGCATCTTAAACCGGCTAACATCCTCTCTTCAAGTAAAACCATTTGATTTTGCTCGAAAGGCTGACCCAGAACAAATTTTAAACTTTATCCAGCATGAGCATCCACAAACGATTGCGCTCATCCTTTCCTACCTGGATCCAGTGCAGGCTGGACAAATTTTATCTGAGTTAGGCGAGGAAGTACAAACTGAGGTTGCGAGACGAATTGCCTTAATGGACCGTACATCTCCAGAGATCATCAATGAGGTGGAACGCATTCTTGAACAAAAGCTCTCTTCAACCTTTACGCAGGATTATACGCAAACAGGCGGCGTCGAAGCGGTTGTGGAAGTGCTAAATGGTGTAGACCGTGCTACGGAGAAGACCATTTTAGACACACTTGAAATTCAAGATCCTGAACTAGCCGATGAAATTAAGAAACGTATGTTTGTCTTTGAAGATATTGTCACTCTTGACAGCAGAGCGATTCAGCGCGTCATCAGAGATGTTGAAAATGATGACTTATTGCTCGCACTCAAAGTGGCAAGCGAAGAGGTCAAAGAAATTGTCTTCCGCAACATGTCACAGCGGATGGTCGAAACATTCAAAGAAGAAATGGAGTTTATGGGGCCTGTCCGGCTTAGAGATGTCGAGGAAGCACAAACCCGTATTGTCAGCATCGTAAGACGACTTGAGGAAGCTGGAGAAATCGTCATAGCTCGAGGTGGAGGAGACGATATCATTGTCTAG